Proteins from a single region of Salinibacter grassmerensis:
- the zwf gene encoding glucose-6-phosphate dehydrogenase, with protein sequence MSQIDPHLFVIFGATGDLTKRKLIPALYHLMQDEDMARRCVVLGAARSDWSDERFREAARAALRENGHPEEEVDAWCTRNLYYQSLGPEGNDYEGLRERVERLERHRDLPGNRAFYFSLPPSIYTQAIEGLGEVGLNTNSGWTRVVVEKPFGYDLDSAQRLNDRIHHHFDENQVYRIDHYLGKETVQNLMAFRFGNALFESMWNREHIDRVEITVAEPLGVGGRAGYYDQSGHVRDMVQNHLTQLLSLVAMEPPASMDAGAIRDEKVKVLNAVQQPDPESDVVLGQYQAGTADGEPVPGYRDESDVPADSGTETFAALRLGVANWRWQGVPFFLRTGKRLPQKLTQIAVRFQSAPVSLFQADGGPCIPQNANCEASPNELLITLQPDEGFDLRFEVKAPGNSDDGSMTLETQQLSFSYQDAFGPVPDAYETLLRDIIVGDATLFVRADEVEASWQLYTPLLETDLSVHPYEAGTWGPDAVDRLLPTWTSSGRARARRAEAASS encoded by the coding sequence ATGTCTCAGATTGACCCCCACCTGTTCGTCATCTTCGGGGCCACCGGCGACCTCACGAAGCGGAAGCTGATCCCGGCCCTCTATCATTTGATGCAGGACGAGGACATGGCCCGGCGGTGCGTCGTGCTGGGCGCGGCCCGGTCGGACTGGTCCGACGAGCGGTTTCGGGAGGCGGCCCGGGCGGCCCTCCGCGAGAACGGCCATCCGGAGGAGGAGGTGGACGCCTGGTGCACCCGGAACCTGTACTACCAGTCCCTCGGGCCCGAGGGCAATGACTACGAGGGCCTGCGGGAGCGCGTGGAGCGGCTGGAACGGCACCGCGACCTGCCCGGCAACCGCGCCTTTTACTTTTCCCTCCCGCCCAGCATCTACACCCAGGCCATTGAGGGACTCGGAGAGGTGGGGCTCAACACGAATTCGGGCTGGACGCGGGTGGTGGTGGAGAAGCCGTTCGGGTACGACCTCGACTCGGCGCAACGCCTCAACGACCGGATCCACCACCACTTCGACGAGAACCAGGTGTACCGCATCGATCACTACCTGGGTAAGGAGACCGTGCAGAACCTAATGGCCTTCCGCTTCGGGAATGCCCTCTTCGAGTCGATGTGGAACCGGGAGCACATCGATCGGGTGGAGATCACGGTTGCCGAGCCGCTCGGCGTGGGAGGACGGGCCGGCTACTACGACCAGTCCGGCCACGTGCGCGACATGGTGCAGAACCACCTCACCCAACTCCTGTCACTGGTGGCCATGGAGCCGCCTGCCAGCATGGACGCCGGCGCCATCCGCGACGAAAAGGTGAAGGTCCTGAATGCGGTGCAGCAGCCCGACCCCGAGTCCGACGTCGTCCTCGGCCAGTACCAGGCCGGCACCGCCGACGGCGAGCCAGTGCCCGGCTACCGGGATGAGTCGGACGTGCCGGCGGACTCCGGCACCGAGACCTTCGCCGCCCTGCGCCTGGGCGTCGCCAACTGGCGATGGCAGGGCGTTCCGTTTTTCCTGCGCACAGGCAAGCGGCTTCCGCAAAAGCTCACCCAGATCGCCGTGCGCTTTCAAAGCGCGCCGGTGTCTCTCTTTCAGGCGGACGGCGGGCCCTGCATTCCGCAGAACGCGAACTGTGAGGCCTCCCCGAACGAGCTACTTATCACGCTGCAGCCGGACGAGGGGTTTGATTTACGCTTCGAGGTGAAGGCCCCTGGCAACAGCGACGACGGCTCGATGACCCTGGAGACGCAGCAGCTTAGCTTCTCCTACCAGGACGCCTTCGGCCCCGTCCCCGACGCCTACGAAACGCTCCTGCGCGACATCATCGTGGGAGACGCCACCCTTTTCGTCCGGGCCGACGAGGTGGAGGCCTCGTGGCAGCTTTACACGCCCCTCTTGGAGACGGACCTCTCCGTCCATCCGTACGAGGCGGGCACGTGGGGCCCCGACGCGGTGGATCGCCTGCTCCCGACTTGGACTTCGAGTGGCCGCGCCCGTGCCCGACGCGCAGAGGCGGCCTCCTCGTAG
- the gnd gene encoding phosphogluconate dehydrogenase (NAD(+)-dependent, decarboxylating) has translation MTLGMIGLGKMGANMGRRLMRDGHEVIGFDLDESAVQELEDDGATGATALDALVDQLEPPRVCWLMVPAGDAVDATLDDLLPLLGEGDVVVDGGNSNYKDTLRRAGRTEEHGIHYVDVGTSGGVWGLEEGYSMMVGGPDAAIDQLRPALTTLAPGPDKGWGHMGDVGSGHFVKMVHNGIEYGVMQAYAEGFDIMKSKETFDLDLQQVAETWRFGSVVRSWLLDLTARALEEGQDLSGIEPWVDDSGEGRWTVKEAIDLDVPAPVITDALISRLDSRTEDSYTHKLLAAMRNQFGGHDVKSSDE, from the coding sequence ATGACACTTGGAATGATCGGACTCGGCAAGATGGGCGCAAACATGGGCCGGCGCCTGATGCGCGACGGCCACGAGGTCATCGGCTTCGACCTCGACGAGAGCGCCGTGCAAGAGCTCGAGGACGACGGCGCAACGGGGGCCACGGCCCTCGATGCCCTCGTCGACCAGTTGGAGCCCCCACGCGTCTGCTGGCTGATGGTGCCGGCGGGCGACGCCGTGGACGCCACCCTCGACGACCTGCTCCCGCTCCTCGGTGAGGGCGACGTCGTCGTGGACGGCGGCAATTCGAACTACAAGGACACGCTCCGCCGCGCTGGGCGCACAGAGGAGCACGGCATCCACTACGTCGACGTGGGCACGTCCGGCGGCGTGTGGGGCCTGGAGGAGGGCTACAGCATGATGGTGGGCGGCCCCGACGCGGCCATCGACCAGCTCCGGCCCGCCCTCACCACCCTCGCCCCCGGCCCCGACAAAGGCTGGGGCCACATGGGCGATGTCGGCTCGGGCCACTTCGTCAAGATGGTGCACAACGGCATCGAGTACGGCGTCATGCAGGCCTACGCCGAGGGGTTCGACATCATGAAGTCGAAAGAGACGTTCGACCTTGATCTCCAGCAGGTGGCCGAGACGTGGCGGTTCGGGAGCGTGGTGCGCTCCTGGCTGCTCGACCTGACGGCCCGTGCGCTTGAGGAGGGCCAGGACCTGTCGGGCATCGAACCCTGGGTCGACGACTCCGGCGAGGGCCGCTGGACGGTGAAGGAGGCCATCGACCTCGACGTGCCGGCCCCCGTCATCACCGATGCCCTCATCTCGCGGCTCGACTCGCGGACGGAGGACTCCTACACCCACAAGCTGCTGGCCGCCATGCGCAATCAGTTTGGGGGGCACGACGTCAAGTCTAGCGACGAGTGA
- a CDS encoding bifunctional transaldolase/phosoglucose isomerase — protein MSTAETAEKPTLAIRDEGQSLWLDYIRRSLMESGQLERLVEEDALRGLTSNPAIFEKAIGGSREYDDAITAFLTEDPSMDAATIYERLAVEDIRRAADILRPVYEETGYDGVVSLEVSPHLAHDTEGTIEEARRLWGAVSRPNLMIKVPATEEGIPAIEQLLSEGINVNVTLMFSLDHYEKVAQAYLRGLRKADDPSGIVSVASFFVSRVAREVDARLDERGLTDEVDFDGSDVAIANAKLAYRRFEEIFHGDDFADLREQGAFVQRPLWASTSTKDPTRSDVLYVESLIGEQTVNTIPPDTLDAFRDHGTVHGQTVTDDLDRAEAVLRQLEDAGIDLDDVTETLQARGVEKFANPFDDLMEVLEEKRDEITAHLPDPISLHLHEHETAVAERLDAWREDDFACRMWRRDPTLWADKDTPEITNRLGWLDLPESMQEQAEEITAFADSVTEDVDDVVVLGMGGSSLAPDVFSKVFEPADGYPDVTVLDSTHPDAVTALADDLSLDRTLFVVASKSGTTTETLSFFRYFWDRVSGLTDTPGDHFVATTDPGSNLEEMGEERDFRAVFRAPTDVGGRYSALTPFGLVPAALMGVDITQLLDRAWAAEAGSDFCVEAPNNSGLELGAALGELAAAGRDKVTFVTSPTLDSFPAWQEQLIAESTGKDDTGIVPVADEPLADLDTYGDDRVFVYFYLHGEQDRDTIETLSALDEAGHPVISVRLDDRYDLAREMYRWEMGVATAGAVLGIHPFNQPNVEAAKRLAREAMQSEDGAGGETRTITVDDRDVLEQELAAWLDAADETSYLGVQAYHAPSDDTTAALTDLVTALRDATGHATTLGYGPRFLHSTGQLHKGGPPNGLFLQLVDTPDAEVPVPETDYTFEELIAAQATGDHQALRETDRTVLRVHVDASDLGRLVDAVEAQGE, from the coding sequence ATGTCGACCGCCGAAACCGCCGAAAAACCGACCCTTGCCATCCGCGACGAGGGCCAGTCGCTCTGGCTCGACTACATCCGTCGCAGCCTCATGGAAAGCGGGCAGCTTGAGCGGCTCGTCGAGGAGGATGCCCTCCGCGGGCTTACCTCCAATCCGGCCATTTTCGAGAAAGCCATCGGCGGGAGCCGCGAGTACGACGACGCCATCACCGCCTTCCTGACAGAGGACCCTTCGATGGACGCGGCCACCATCTACGAGCGGCTGGCGGTGGAGGACATCCGCCGCGCCGCCGACATCCTCCGGCCCGTCTACGAGGAGACCGGGTACGACGGCGTCGTGAGCTTGGAGGTCTCGCCACACCTCGCCCACGATACCGAAGGGACCATTGAGGAGGCCCGCCGCCTCTGGGGCGCCGTGAGCCGGCCCAACCTCATGATTAAGGTGCCCGCCACCGAAGAGGGCATTCCCGCCATCGAGCAACTGCTGAGCGAGGGGATCAATGTCAACGTCACTCTCATGTTCTCGCTCGACCACTACGAGAAGGTGGCCCAGGCCTACCTGCGGGGGCTCCGCAAGGCCGACGACCCGAGCGGCATCGTCTCGGTGGCGTCCTTCTTCGTGAGCCGCGTGGCGCGCGAGGTCGACGCCCGCCTCGACGAGCGTGGGCTGACCGACGAGGTCGACTTCGACGGCAGCGACGTGGCCATCGCCAACGCCAAGCTGGCCTATCGTCGCTTCGAGGAGATCTTCCACGGCGACGACTTTGCGGACCTCCGCGAGCAGGGCGCCTTCGTGCAGCGGCCGCTCTGGGCGTCGACCAGCACGAAGGACCCGACCCGCTCGGACGTGCTCTACGTCGAGTCGCTCATTGGAGAGCAGACGGTCAACACCATCCCGCCCGATACGCTCGACGCGTTCCGCGACCACGGCACCGTCCACGGCCAGACGGTCACCGACGACCTCGACCGGGCCGAGGCCGTCCTGCGGCAGCTTGAGGACGCGGGCATCGACCTCGACGACGTGACCGAGACGCTCCAGGCCCGCGGCGTGGAGAAGTTCGCCAACCCGTTCGACGACCTGATGGAGGTGCTCGAGGAGAAGCGCGACGAGATTACCGCCCACCTGCCCGACCCGATCTCCCTCCACCTACACGAGCACGAGACGGCCGTGGCGGAGCGCCTGGACGCCTGGCGCGAGGACGACTTCGCGTGCCGTATGTGGCGCCGCGACCCGACGCTCTGGGCCGACAAGGACACGCCCGAAATCACCAACCGCCTCGGCTGGCTCGACCTGCCGGAGTCGATGCAGGAGCAGGCCGAGGAGATCACGGCCTTTGCGGACTCGGTGACGGAGGACGTTGACGACGTCGTGGTGCTCGGCATGGGCGGCTCCAGCCTCGCCCCGGATGTCTTCAGCAAGGTATTCGAGCCGGCGGATGGCTACCCGGACGTCACCGTGCTCGACAGCACGCACCCGGACGCCGTGACGGCCCTGGCCGACGACCTCTCGCTCGACCGCACCCTTTTCGTCGTCGCCAGCAAGTCGGGCACCACCACCGAGACGCTCTCCTTCTTCCGCTACTTCTGGGACCGGGTGTCGGGCCTCACCGACACGCCCGGCGATCACTTCGTCGCGACCACCGATCCGGGTTCGAACCTGGAGGAGATGGGCGAGGAGCGCGACTTCCGGGCCGTCTTTCGGGCCCCCACCGACGTGGGCGGCCGCTACTCGGCCCTCACCCCCTTCGGCCTCGTGCCGGCGGCCCTGATGGGCGTCGACATCACGCAACTCCTCGACCGAGCCTGGGCCGCGGAGGCCGGCTCCGACTTCTGCGTGGAGGCGCCCAACAACTCGGGGCTGGAGCTGGGCGCTGCCCTCGGCGAGCTGGCCGCGGCTGGCCGCGACAAGGTCACCTTTGTCACCTCCCCGACGCTGGACAGCTTCCCCGCGTGGCAGGAGCAGCTTATCGCCGAGAGCACCGGCAAAGACGACACCGGCATCGTCCCCGTCGCCGACGAGCCGCTGGCCGACCTGGACACGTACGGGGACGACCGCGTCTTCGTCTACTTCTACCTCCACGGGGAGCAGGACCGGGACACGATCGAGACCCTCAGCGCGCTCGACGAGGCCGGCCATCCCGTCATCAGCGTCCGGCTTGACGACCGGTACGACCTCGCCCGCGAGATGTACCGCTGGGAGATGGGCGTCGCCACGGCCGGGGCGGTGCTCGGCATCCATCCCTTCAACCAGCCGAACGTGGAGGCCGCCAAGCGCCTCGCCCGTGAGGCGATGCAGTCCGAGGACGGCGCCGGCGGCGAGACACGCACCATCACGGTCGACGATCGCGACGTCCTGGAGCAGGAGCTCGCCGCCTGGCTCGACGCGGCCGACGAGACGAGCTACCTCGGCGTACAGGCCTACCACGCCCCGTCCGATGACACAACGGCGGCCCTGACCGACCTCGTCACGGCCCTGCGCGATGCGACCGGCCATGCCACCACACTCGGCTACGGCCCGCGGTTTCTCCACTCCACCGGCCAGCTGCACAAGGGCGGCCCGCCAAACGGGCTCTTTCTGCAGCTCGTGGACACGCCGGACGCGGAGGTGCCCGTGCCGGAGACGGACTACACCTTCGAAGAGCTCATCGCGGCCCAGGCCACGGGCGACCACCAGGCCCTCCGAGAGACGGATCGCACGGTCTTGCGCGTCCACGTCGACGCCTCGGACCTCGGCCGCCTCGTGGACGCGGTTGAGGCACAGGGCGAATGA
- a CDS encoding porin family protein codes for MQTVTSKLTASIATLALLLGLALPMTSQAQSPVDIGVRGGVTQATFYGDDVSSNDFRPGFTGGVFVNYQVNEAFAVQPEVLYSRRGAKNHFNKAGSEDIRVSQDVIEIPVLLKLSAPTAPVTPRIYAGPALGFITNSEVDGADADDSFTDVDFSGVVGGEIAYALNKGPLSEIAVDGRYNLGLANLGDADNFEDVSTSAFTGTLSLRFNL; via the coding sequence ATGCAAACCGTAACATCGAAACTCACAGCCTCGATCGCAACCCTCGCCCTTCTGCTGGGCCTTGCCCTGCCGATGACCAGCCAGGCCCAGTCGCCCGTTGATATCGGGGTCCGGGGCGGCGTCACGCAGGCAACCTTCTACGGCGATGACGTAAGCTCCAATGACTTCCGGCCGGGCTTCACGGGCGGCGTCTTCGTGAACTACCAGGTCAACGAGGCCTTCGCCGTGCAGCCGGAGGTGCTTTACTCCCGGCGCGGGGCGAAGAACCACTTCAACAAGGCCGGCTCGGAGGACATCCGCGTCAGCCAGGACGTGATCGAGATACCGGTGCTGCTGAAGCTCAGCGCCCCGACGGCGCCGGTCACCCCGCGCATATATGCAGGCCCGGCCCTCGGCTTCATCACCAACAGTGAGGTTGACGGCGCCGATGCTGACGACAGCTTTACTGACGTGGACTTCAGCGGCGTCGTGGGCGGAGAGATCGCCTACGCGCTGAACAAGGGCCCGCTCAGCGAGATTGCGGTCGACGGGCGGTACAACCTGGGGCTCGCCAACCTGGGAGACGCCGATAACTTCGAGGACGTCTCGACGAGCGCGTTCACCGGCACGCTGAGCCTCCGCTTCAACCTCTAA
- a CDS encoding TetR/AcrR family transcriptional regulator, translating to MNVHSNPSIEPIEDTQGKRGDILKAGLCLFDEQGFHGTSMSEIAEAAGVGAGTIYRYFDGKDDLVDQLYAEARAAAHQSIMDMGFDEDASVRDRLRMTWRAVIRNYMDCPRLYRFILQYESSAYLRRAERAQPEDLKSPFQAIHRDGVEQGLFPDLPQSVYGSFFIGTVTHLVQEHLNDGPELDEELIDQSFEMLWAAYTKASVDPEID from the coding sequence ATGAATGTTCATTCCAATCCATCGATCGAGCCAATCGAAGACACACAGGGCAAACGCGGCGACATTCTCAAGGCGGGCCTTTGCCTGTTCGACGAGCAGGGGTTCCACGGGACGTCCATGTCGGAAATTGCCGAGGCGGCGGGGGTCGGGGCCGGAACCATCTACCGGTACTTCGACGGCAAAGACGACCTCGTCGACCAGTTGTACGCGGAGGCACGCGCCGCGGCCCACCAGTCGATCATGGATATGGGCTTCGATGAGGACGCCTCGGTGCGAGATCGCCTCCGGATGACTTGGCGGGCTGTCATTCGAAACTACATGGACTGCCCCCGCCTCTACCGGTTCATCCTGCAGTACGAATCGTCGGCGTACCTCCGGCGGGCCGAGCGCGCTCAGCCCGAGGATCTGAAGTCCCCGTTCCAGGCAATCCATCGGGACGGGGTGGAGCAAGGGCTCTTTCCCGATTTGCCCCAGTCGGTGTACGGGTCGTTCTTCATCGGGACGGTTACCCACCTGGTGCAGGAGCATCTCAACGATGGTCCGGAACTGGATGAGGAGCTGATCGACCAGTCCTTCGAGATGCTCTGGGCCGCCTACACAAAGGCGTCGGTGGATCCCGAAATCGATTAG
- a CDS encoding TolC family protein yields MDSSTFAARLRINRWFAGAAHLSWTGGLAVVLLGSILGMLSRPLQHAAAQPAPGGEVDVGIVLSDSSQAHRRAADAVRRELRSLMRPERRVQFPETYRRVLGTRDDADLKRLMGGEAGPSVVVAVGLSASHRLATSAERDVPVVAAHALDPDLQGFPKSEDASGAKNLAYVAEPGLLRENMDLLRSLTSTSAPALLVPARMLEGTPALADRMRRRLRQRDSSDTDWRVVPVQATAEATLEALPAGTDAAYLATPLPLSPVERDRLISGLRARQILAAVHRGRELVDRGALATASAPSVDPIPRRVALHAADLLRGAAAESLAVELPSPRTPYVNEATARRLGLSVPDALRLRVTLADTPAPAPTDSITYGQAVRRGVGANYGLNARRSGLEAAREDVRIERGDLLPQVQVEARARQVDSDQAAASFGAQPERALSGSVSFSQTLFSPRELGDLEIAKRQRAADASEVEGSKQDIALQVSGAYVSVLQARALAQVRRRDLVLSRENLSLARARQESGQVGRQQVLRFKTQVAQARRTVLDAESRVEVARARLAQVLARSPDELVGVAGLSPSDSILTLPEPVFAEYGHTSASRQRLTDFLLEEGLSNAPELQALDEQIAAAQRGVEVGQQSYWAPTVALEGQLNSRVLEGGAGTESLSLPGGPTGGAALPQAPNTTWNVGLSLSLPLFTGLKRDGQIERARAQLSQLKAQRREVRSGLEERIRSRTEQATSGYLSLREAEAGRRTAQETIDLVQDSYTAGAADVLDLLDAQEAVLNARLAEVDARYSFLRRLLQTERAISRTGPLQTADERAAVRERLRAFMDEGR; encoded by the coding sequence ATGGATTCCTCGACTTTCGCGGCCCGCTTGCGCATCAACCGTTGGTTTGCTGGCGCGGCCCATCTGTCCTGGACTGGGGGGCTCGCAGTGGTCCTTTTGGGGAGCATCCTCGGAATGCTGTCTCGCCCGCTCCAGCACGCGGCGGCACAGCCTGCCCCCGGCGGGGAGGTAGACGTTGGGATCGTGCTCAGCGACTCGTCCCAGGCGCACCGCCGGGCCGCGGATGCCGTTCGGCGGGAACTGCGGTCGCTCATGCGCCCGGAGCGCCGAGTGCAGTTTCCGGAGACGTACCGACGAGTCTTGGGCACGAGGGACGACGCGGACCTCAAGCGCCTGATGGGCGGTGAGGCAGGCCCCTCGGTCGTCGTCGCCGTGGGGCTATCGGCCTCGCATCGGCTCGCTACAAGTGCCGAGCGGGACGTGCCGGTGGTGGCCGCCCACGCCCTAGACCCGGACCTTCAGGGATTCCCGAAGTCGGAGGACGCCAGCGGCGCGAAGAATCTAGCGTATGTGGCCGAGCCGGGGCTTTTGCGCGAGAACATGGACCTGCTCCGGTCGCTGACGTCGACCTCGGCCCCCGCGCTCCTAGTGCCGGCCCGCATGCTGGAGGGGACGCCTGCGCTCGCCGACCGGATGCGCCGCCGGCTCCGCCAGCGAGACTCGTCGGACACCGACTGGCGGGTGGTGCCGGTGCAGGCTACGGCCGAGGCCACACTGGAGGCCCTGCCCGCCGGCACGGACGCGGCCTACCTGGCGACGCCACTGCCGCTTTCCCCGGTGGAACGGGACCGTTTAATCTCGGGCCTGCGTGCGCGTCAGATTCTGGCGGCCGTCCACCGAGGGCGTGAACTCGTAGATCGGGGGGCGCTGGCGACGGCGTCCGCACCCTCCGTCGATCCCATTCCCCGACGTGTGGCCCTCCACGCCGCGGATCTCCTCCGGGGCGCCGCCGCCGAGTCGCTCGCGGTGGAGCTTCCGTCGCCGCGAACGCCCTACGTCAACGAGGCAACGGCCCGCCGACTCGGCCTCTCCGTGCCCGATGCCCTGCGTCTGCGGGTGACCCTGGCCGACACGCCCGCCCCGGCACCCACGGACTCGATCACCTACGGACAGGCGGTGCGCCGGGGCGTCGGTGCCAACTACGGGTTGAACGCTCGGCGGTCGGGGCTGGAGGCTGCGCGCGAGGACGTGCGGATCGAGCGGGGCGACCTGCTTCCGCAGGTGCAGGTTGAGGCGCGAGCGCGCCAGGTGGATTCCGACCAGGCCGCCGCCAGCTTCGGGGCCCAGCCCGAGCGGGCCCTGAGTGGGTCGGTATCGTTCTCGCAGACCTTGTTTTCCCCTCGAGAGCTGGGCGACCTGGAGATCGCGAAGCGCCAGCGGGCGGCCGACGCGTCCGAGGTAGAAGGCTCCAAGCAAGACATTGCACTCCAGGTGTCGGGGGCTTACGTCTCGGTCCTGCAGGCACGGGCCCTGGCCCAGGTCCGTCGACGCGACCTCGTCCTCAGCCGCGAAAACCTGTCGCTTGCCCGGGCACGCCAGGAATCCGGGCAGGTAGGCCGGCAGCAGGTGCTGCGCTTCAAAACGCAGGTGGCCCAGGCGCGGCGCACGGTCCTCGACGCCGAGTCGCGGGTCGAGGTGGCCCGCGCCCGCCTCGCGCAGGTGCTGGCCCGGTCGCCCGACGAGCTCGTGGGGGTGGCCGGGCTGTCGCCCTCCGACTCCATCCTGACGCTTCCAGAGCCGGTCTTCGCGGAGTACGGCCACACCTCGGCCTCCCGCCAGCGCCTCACCGACTTTCTGCTGGAGGAGGGGCTGTCGAACGCGCCTGAACTGCAGGCGCTCGACGAACAGATTGCGGCGGCCCAGCGGGGGGTAGAGGTGGGGCAGCAGTCGTACTGGGCGCCCACCGTGGCCCTGGAGGGGCAGCTCAACAGCCGCGTGCTGGAGGGCGGCGCGGGCACCGAGTCGCTGTCCCTGCCGGGCGGGCCGACGGGCGGGGCCGCTCTTCCGCAGGCGCCGAATACCACCTGGAACGTGGGCCTCTCTCTCAGCCTGCCGCTCTTCACAGGCCTCAAGCGCGACGGCCAGATTGAGCGGGCGCGTGCCCAGCTCAGCCAGCTCAAGGCCCAGCGCCGCGAGGTGCGCTCCGGCCTTGAGGAACGCATCCGGTCGCGCACCGAGCAGGCTACGTCCGGCTACCTCAGCCTCCGGGAGGCGGAGGCGGGCCGGCGCACGGCCCAGGAGACGATCGACCTCGTTCAGGACTCCTACACCGCCGGGGCGGCGGACGTACTCGACCTTCTCGACGCCCAGGAGGCGGTCCTCAATGCTCGCCTGGCCGAGGTGGACGCCCGCTACTCCTTCCTGCGTCGCCTCCTGCAAACCGAGCGGGCCATCTCGCGCACCGGGCCGCTACAGACTGCCGACGAGCGGGCGGCCGTCCGCGAGCGCCTCCGTGCCTTCATGGACGAAGGGCGGTAG
- a CDS encoding efflux RND transporter periplasmic adaptor subunit — protein MPMSRFSFPRAALPSGIGLAMLIGAAVLLSACGAESASAPALEPPVRPIKMHTVQGEGSTPVREYPGTVSAAETATLSFEVPGTVVDLPVQAGERVEAGQLIARLDGTDAQSRLSSARATRNAARSAYERAKSLYAQGIVSQQQLEARQREHEVAQSQLEQAQTQVGDTRITAPFDGRVAEKKVEINENVGPQQGVATVQDLSRMEVVIDVPEQSRMRRALESESLAVTFSMRPDRRFPATLKEITTTANPRTRTYEATLTVRPPEDAGILPGMTARAIVGGGPASGTDASGTIAIPTSAVFSRSGETASVWAVSDSSMTVTRQSVSLGTMRDSTVVVTSGLQAGDRIAATGVHQLSDGQSVRPLE, from the coding sequence ATGCCTATGTCTCGTTTTTCGTTTCCGCGTGCCGCTCTCCCATCGGGGATTGGGCTCGCAATGCTGATTGGCGCGGCCGTGCTCCTGAGCGCCTGTGGTGCCGAGAGCGCGTCTGCTCCAGCCCTAGAGCCGCCGGTGCGCCCGATCAAGATGCACACCGTGCAGGGGGAGGGCTCCACGCCGGTCCGGGAGTACCCGGGCACCGTCTCGGCCGCCGAGACGGCCACCCTCTCGTTTGAGGTGCCCGGCACGGTCGTTGACCTGCCCGTGCAGGCAGGCGAGCGTGTCGAGGCCGGACAGCTCATCGCTCGCCTCGACGGCACCGACGCGCAGTCGCGCCTGAGCTCCGCCCGGGCGACCCGGAACGCGGCCCGATCGGCGTACGAGCGGGCCAAGTCGCTGTACGCGCAGGGTATCGTGTCGCAGCAGCAGCTGGAAGCACGGCAACGAGAGCACGAGGTGGCCCAGTCGCAGCTCGAGCAGGCCCAGACCCAGGTGGGGGATACGCGCATCACGGCCCCCTTCGACGGGCGCGTGGCTGAAAAGAAGGTGGAGATCAATGAGAACGTAGGGCCGCAGCAGGGCGTCGCGACCGTGCAGGACCTCTCCCGGATGGAGGTAGTGATCGACGTGCCGGAGCAGAGCCGGATGCGCCGTGCCCTGGAGTCGGAGTCGCTCGCCGTCACGTTCTCGATGCGCCCGGACCGCCGCTTCCCCGCCACGCTCAAGGAGATTACGACGACGGCGAATCCGCGCACCCGCACCTACGAGGCGACGCTCACGGTGCGGCCGCCCGAGGACGCCGGCATCCTGCCGGGCATGACTGCCCGTGCCATCGTGGGGGGCGGACCGGCCTCAGGGACCGACGCGTCGGGCACGATTGCGATTCCGACCAGCGCTGTCTTTTCGAGGTCGGGCGAGACGGCCTCCGTCTGGGCGGTGAGCGACTCGTCGATGACCGTAACCCGTCAATCCGTCTCGCTGGGAACGATGCGCGACAGCACGGTGGTCGTCACGTCGGGCCTCCAGGCCGGCGACCGCATCGCCGCGACCGGGGTGCATCAGCTCAGCGACGGCCAATCCGTTCGCCCACTGGAGTAA